A stretch of Plasmodium chabaudi chabaudi strain AS genome assembly, chromosome: 14 DNA encodes these proteins:
- a CDS encoding GPI ethanolamine phosphate transferase 3, putative: MKGGEKSTLFGNVLTNHVIIFITILLINGLIIISYVNGFLFSKSGILNKSESLDVFSKNVFGNEYVEYLKENKNVYSIINPPYDKIVILLIDALRFDFTLYDPNYDKEWESNVILQNGDGEKDGNGKDNINTLIEENKLKFYLSNMINLHNILKAKKNNTRLFRFEADPPTVTTARLQSMLAGSISNYMDISDNFSASDSMQDNFIEQLYNNKKYVTAIGDDTITKLAKKITKKLVYESFNIFDFYSLDNKSKDHFYQEYSKNDWDFLYLHLLAVDHIGHIKGANSETMKNSLISFDIFIKDIINKIDEFKKNNKNVLFIALGDHGQLDSGDHGGVNIDEIDSSMFAYSPLSLINIDKHINYRNFVLFDYGNNGDIKGKPKTQSYDNSFNYHDFITKYKNSEDDKNDIIGYRQYHSSLNNLNQERKYFYNVKYTKQVNLLSTISFLIGSTIPFCNIGNVILDLIPNVYQIDSDTNEPYQKEKKRNNATNSNKQFEDSSQSKKTNKFSQEYYDVLNLHYICELNYANLWQINRYLNEYEKVYEVLKNDDYYLIKNMWKNIEDEKSAFFVPHKEFIDNQEILIKEKEKYIEYINKIREAMKHSQRYLYYIFTLKESSFIFLSLFINIYFIIIFSIYYFFSKLNYYNKSIGSRSFIISIMIGFVILFLLNLYKQKLYFMILSFLFLVFVGYIFFLKKSKAQNVFSIFTHAKILIMFNSLIFSKFDKVAIIQENGNPDPISAKPDTPFFETQNYIQNKGNSNKFENYPNNNINLIHRFIIFSKKLINEMINTSYVFLHKIEFMEILRSNLFFIFSIIWGFCEGSFNYVEKEKYYIHIIIIAYILFSSIFQNYRGSTYFFRSTPMLVILLVNFMASLRSDYFKHDREKMFISRSTLNIILPTTFYILSMFLLWRRNNKMLKKKIKLITIILWTLQYFFVITYLIKINKVAEFYVPLIVHILTVLFISFIILRKNDILEETQNNNIGNFIKKINELRVTFFIILCSLLQPSLIIYSNTNLSILIFLYTTLIFFYFYFTNTVDLKQKEDINNIKISWIRENTNTDRQYNKHINTQVKEKIYLNLQKEKNILLSKSSIIDQTDAIQMQIAKSIQSISFFLINETDFYILSSLILKYSFFITGHTFMITSLPLTAGYIGFGTYVWPFSQIYTFLHVFFPMIFSFVFLIYIFNLRKIKVLEFFEETDLYNFYVYPLINFLFKNIILFCFQYYVSMWTSFFLSMHIMINDYFLPNFFFLAFIIMVNIGVSTLILSIIRRIFLR, translated from the exons atgaaaGGGGGTGAAAAATCGACACTATTCGGTAATGTTTTAACGAATCACgtgataatttttatcacgatattattaataaatggatTGATTATAATTTCATATGTTAACGGATTTTTATTCTCAAAATCGggaattttaaataaatcagAAAGTTTGGATGTATTTAGCAAAAATGTATTTGGAAATGAATATGTAGAATATCTGAAAgagaataaaaatgtatactCAATTATTAATCCACcttatgataaaattgttattcTTTTAATCGATGCACTAAGATTTGATTTCACACTTTATGATCCAAATTATGATAAAGAATGGGAGTCGAATGTGATACTGCAAAATGGGGATGGGGAAAAAGATGGAAATGGCAAAGACAATATAAATACCCTcattgaagaaaataaacttAAATTCTATTTAAGcaatatgataaatttacataacattttaaaagcaaaaaaaaataatactcGATTATTTCGATTTGAAGCAGATCCACCAACTGTTACAACAGCCCGATTACAATCAATGCTAGCAGGAAGTATATCAAATTATATGGATATAAGTGATAATTTCAGTGCTAGTGATAGTATGCAAGATAATTTTATAGagcaattatataataataaaaaatatgttacaGCTATTGGTGATGATACGATTACAAAAttagcaaaaaaaataacaaaaaaattagtatATGAAAgctttaatatatttgatttttattcattagATAATAAATCCAAAgaccatttttatcaagAATATTCGAAAAATGATTGGGACTTTCtttatttgcatttattAGCAGTTGATCATATAGGTCATATAAAAGGGGCAAATTCAGAAACTATGAAAAATTCTTTAATAagttttgatatatttataaaagatataattaataaaatagatgaatttaaaaaaaataataaaaatgtattatttatagcGCTTGGTGATCATGGGCAATTGGATTCAGGAGACCATGGTGGAGTTAATATAGATGAAATAGACAGTTCTATGTTTGCTTATTCACCATTaagtttaataaatattgataaacatataaattatcgaaactttgttttatttgacTATGGAAATAATGGTGATATAAAGGGAAAGCCTAAAACTCAATCTTATgataattcatttaattatcatgattttattacaaaatataaaaattcagaagatgataaaaatgatataatagGTTATAGACAATATCATTCCTCtttaaacaatttaaatcaagaaagaaaatatttttataatgttaaatatacaaaacaaGTAAATTTACTTAGTactatatcatttttaattggCTCTACTATACCATTTTGTAACATTGGAAATGTTATCCTCGATCTTATTCCGAATGTGTATCAAATTGATAGTGATACTAATGAGCCATatcaaaaagaaaagaaacgAAACAATGCAACGAATAGTAATAAACAATTTGAGGACTCAAGTCaaagtaaaaaaacgaataaaTTTTCACAAGAATACTATGATGTGTTAAATCTGCATTATATTTGTGAACTGAATTATGCTAACCTCTGGCAAATAAACAgatatttaaatgaatatgaaaaagtatatgaagttttaaaaaatgatgattattatcttattaaaaatatgtggaAAAATATCGAAGATGAGAAATCTGCTTTTTTCGTTCCTCATAAGGAATTTATAGACAACCAAGAAATAttgataaaagaaaaagaaaaatatatagaatatataaataaaattagagAAGCAATGAAGCATAGTCAAAgatatctttattatatttttactttaaaagaaagctcttttatatttttatccctatttataaatatatattttattataatttttagcatctattatttcttttccaaattaaattattacaatAAATCAATTGGTAGTAGAagctttattatttctataatGATTGGATtcgttattttatttcttctaaATCTTtacaaacaaaaattatattttatgatactctcatttttatttctggTGTTTGttggatatatattttttttaaaaaaatcaaaggctcaaaatgtattttcaatttttacaCATGCAAAAATACTAATCATGTTTAATAGCTTAATATTTAGCAAATTTGACAAAGTAGCAATAATACAAGAAAATGGAAACCCTGATCCAATATCAGCAAAACCTGATACTCCATTCTTCGAAACACAAAActatattcaaaataaaggaaactccaataaatttgaaaactATCCAAATAACAATATCAACTTAATTCATAGGTTCATCATATTCTCAAAAAAACTAATTAatgaaatgataaatacAAGTTATGTCTTCTTACACAAAATAGAATTCATGGAAATTTTAAGAAGCaaccttttttttatattttctattatcTGGGGTTTTTGTGAAGGATCTTTTAATTATgtagaaaaagaaaaatattatattcatatcattataattgcttatatacttttttcttCGATATTCCAAAATTATAGAGGATCCACTTATTTCTTCAG GAGCACACCAATGCTAGTTATTTTGTTAGTTAATTTTATGGCTAGTTTACGATCAGATTATTTCAAACATGACAgagaaaaaatgtttataagCAGATCTAcgttaaatataattttaccaacaactttttatatattaagtatgtttttattatggaGAAGGAACAATaaaatgttgaaaaaaaaaataaaattgattaCAATAATACTATGGACAttgcaatattttttcgttaTTACTTACTtgattaaaataaataaagtagCAGAATTTTATGTTCCTTTAATTGTGCACATATTAACAGTTTtgtttatatcatttattatattacgAAAGAATGACATTTTGGAAGaaacacaaaataataatattggaaatttcataaaaaaaataaacgagTTGCGtgtaacattttttattatactttGCTCATTGCTACAACCATCTCTTATCATATATAGTAATACAAATTTGAGTATacttatatttctttatacaACATTgatattcttttatttttattttacaaatacggtggatttaaaacaaaaggaggatataaataatattaaaataagttGGATTAGAGAAAATACTAATACAGACAGACAATATAACAAGCATATAAATACACAagttaaagaaaaaatatatttaaatcttcagaaagaaaaaaatattttattaagtaAATCCAGTATAATAGATCAAACAGATGCTATACAAATGCAAATTGCTAAGTCAATTCAAAgcatttcattttttttaattaatgaaacagatttttatatattatcatcactaattttaaaatatagtttttttataaccgGGCATACATTTATGATAACCAGTTTACCGTTAACTGCAGGTTATATAGGCTTTGGAACATATGTTTGGCCTTTTAGTCaaatttatacttttttacaTGTATTTTTCCCAATGATCTTctcttttgtttttcttatttatatattcaatttgagaaaaataaaagttttaGAATTCTTTGAAGAAACAGATTTGTACAACTTTTACGTTTATccattaattaattttttgtttaa AAATATTATTCTCTTTTGTTTCCAGTACTATGTTTCTATGTGGACTTCTTTCTTTCTCAGCATGCATATCATG ataAACGATTACTTTCttccaaatttttttttcctagCCTTTATAATTATGGTTAATATAGGAGTATCaacattaattttatcCATAATTAGacgaatttttttaagataA
- a CDS encoding histone-lysine N-methyltransferase, putative: MNIIRRKFHNYFAKNKLANILKKDEINFNDIQKNIFIGRSNYNGLGVFSFSEIKKNEIIEVCPTIKIENENIPNNLIDYLFDNSPENANNEIVQIMKPSQEDTNYKLFPLGYGILYNHSDTPNAFFQIVKSPMNSENETVASKYIMILRSLKKIEKDEEICISYGNTWWKVITLLNLC; this comes from the exons atgaatattattcGAAGGAAATTTCACAATTATTTTGCAAAGAATAAATTagcaaatattttgaaaaaggaTGAAATAAACTTTAATGATATacaaaagaatatatttattggaAGATCGAATTATAATGGATTAGgtgttttttcattttctgaaataaaaaaaaatgaaataattgaaGTATGCCcaactataaaaatagaaaatgaaaatattccaaataatttaattgatTATTTATTCGATAATTCACCTGAAAATGCAAACAACGAAATTGTCCAAATTATGAAACCGTCCCAGGAAGATACAAATTATAAGCTTTTCCCATTGGGTTATGGCATTTTATACAACCATTCTGATACCCCTAATgctttttttcaaattgttAAAAGCCCAATGAATAGTGAAAAT GAAACAGTTGCTtccaaatatattatgatacTTCGCtctttgaaaaaaattgaaaaagatGAGGAAATTTGCATATCCTATGGAAACACATGGTGGAAGGTAATAACCTTATTGAATTTGTgttaa
- a CDS encoding geranylgeranyl transferase type-2 subunit beta, putative, with translation MELNIKLHEKYFLKSIKEKLVSKSKRDYESDKYESILINGVFWVLSGILIMNKGKNDLGDILEKNVIDMLYLLVMQSLQTKQIKEDIIYNYKKENKILSHKDINEVMKIVKQKACDDIINIKIDNERTNISMGNISHHNGKTDENINRIEFPPNKGQQMNIQFNTNENTTNDLLINNMKEIDKVEKRDLNLWPNATHLCGMKNNKKKKKKFIICGFSPCNKKWLYEANVISTLNAIQILFLINRTSENDISTKTLLEIYNFINLLFDEDKGFYHFSLKSFLLHFDGDMRFVFCSLSSIYFINLLLSKRNIYIYNNSNNQKCINWILNCLNVDGGFSKFPGSESHAGTTFCAVNSLNLLKDNNNRSCLFTNKWIRSKLIRWLCDRYENQGINGRVSKSHDVCYSWWVLSSLVSLKCNLSKLLNVNILINYILKCQDKDNGGFSRVQQNDNYIKKSENFNYYDKENISHKKPDLFHSFFAISALSIIYNNIQYYKNKKSDKYDIFGDIKIPKHLEDQLIQLNDVHSSFAMPIYMTI, from the exons ATGGaattgaatataaaattacatgagaaatattttttaaaaagtataaaagaaaaattagtATCTAAATCTAAAAGGGATTATGAATCGGATAAATATGAATCAATTTTGATTAATGGAGTTTTTTGGGTTCTTAGTggaattttaataatgaacAAGGGGAAAAATGATTTGGGAgatattttagaaaaaaatgtaatagaTATGCTATATTTATTGGTAATGCAATCTTTGCAAACAAAGCAAATTAAGGaagatattatttataattataaaaaggaaaataaaattttatcacataaagatataaacgaagtaatgaaaatagtaaaGCAAAAAGCTTGTGatgatattattaatataaagatAGATAATGAAAGGACAAACATATCAATGGGCAATATTTCTCATCACAATGGTAAAAcagatgaaaatataaaccgAATAGAGTTCCCCCCAAACAAAGGACAACAAATGAATATCCAATTTAATACTAACGAAAATACAACTAATGATTTATTGATAAACAATATGAAAGAGATTGATAAGGTTGAAAAAAGGGATCTTAATTTATGGCCAAATGCTACACATTTATGTggaatgaaaaataataaaaaaaagaaaaaaaaattcattatatgcGGTTTTAGTccatgtaataaaaaatggttaTATGAGGCAAATGTAATATCTACATTAAATGCtattcaaatattatttttaataaatagaacaagtgaaaatgatataagCACTAAAACATTgttagaaatatataattttattaatttactATTTGATGAAGATAAAggattttatcatttttctttaaaaagTTTCTTATTACATTTTGATGGTGACATGCGATTTGTCTTCTGCTCATTGtcatctatatattttataaatttattattatcaaaaagaaatatatatatatataataatagcaataatcaaaaatgcataaattGGATATTAAATTGTTTGAATGTTGATGGAGGGTTTTCAAAATTCCCTGGATCAGAGTCTCATGCCGGAACTACATTCTGCGCAGTTAATTCGCTAAACCTTTTGAAAGATAACAATAATAGAAGTTGCTTATTTACAAACAAATGGATAAGATCCAAATTGATAAG GTGGCTATGCGACCGATATGAAAACCAAGGTATTAATGGGCGAGTTTCTAAGTCCCATGATGTTTGCTACTCTTGGTGGGTTTTGAGTAGCTTAGTAAGTCTCAAATGTAATTTAAGCAAACTtttaaatgtaaatatattaataaattacattttaaaatgcCAAGATAAAGATAATGGTGGATTTTCAAGAGTTCAACAAAATGATaactatattaaaaaaagtgaaaatttcaattattatgataaagaaaatatatcccATAAGAAACCGGACTTGTTCCATAGTTTTTTTGCAATATCAGCGTTgtcaattatttataataacattcaatattataagaataaaaaaagtgacaaatatgatatatttggtgatataaaaataccTAAGCACTTGGAAGATCAACTAATTCAACTAAACGATGTTCATTCATCTTTTGCAATgcctatatatatgacaatttaa
- a CDS encoding ER membrane protein complex subunit 6, putative, whose product MEKNTSIDNRNKDNIKDSLNSKLLESNKYDENTVKHNKSSLILSRQFYGIIGGITAGILGLQGINGFLFFSVFTLIGTLMTFFHIKNNYKSFFASKSCIFLNDFFSGLISFILFWTLSYDIIYIF is encoded by the exons atggaaAAGAACACAAGCATTGATAATcgaaataaagataatataaaagataGTTTAAACTCCAAATTATTGGaaagtaataaatatgatgaaaatacaGTTAAGCATAATAAAAgttcattaatattaagTAGACAATTCTATGGAATAATTGGGGGGATAACTGCTGGAATTTTGGGACTTCAAGGCATAAATGgatttctctttttttcaGTATTTACATTAATAGGAACATTGATgacattttttcatattaagaataattataaatcattttttgctAGTAAATCGTGTATATTTCTGAACGATTTTTTTAGTGGACTTATA tcttttattttattttggaCCCTATCCTATGacataatatacattttttaa
- a CDS encoding adrenodoxin-type ferredoxin, putative: MISRFSFPIRNNIFKRVLPSKSKNNYIYLNFIKNFTTQNSDEINVTFLNQDNHETSVKAKVGDSILKVAHENNINIEGACEGFCACSTCHVIIDKEFYELLPEAQDNELDMLELAPCITETSRLGCQVKLTKELDGIKVQLPPMTRNFYVDGHVPTPH, from the exons atgatttccA GATTTAGCTTCCCCATCAggaacaatatatttaaaagggTTTTACCGAGCAAGtccaaaaataattatatatatttgaattttataaaaaattttacaaCCCAAAATTCTGATGAGAT taatgtgacatttttaaatcaagACAACCATGAGACATCAGTCAAAGCAAAAGTAGGAGATAGTATATTAAAGGTCGCccatgaaaataatattaatatagaag GCGCCTGTGAAGGCTTTTGTGCATGCTCAACTTGTCATGTAATAATTGATAAGGAGTTTTATGAACTTTTACCAGAAGCCCAAGATAATGAGCTTGACATGCTAGAATTAGCTCCGTGTATAACTGAAAc ttcTAGATTAGGTTGTCAAGTTAAACTTACTAAAGAATTGGATGGAATAAAAGTACAACTCCCACCGATGACTCGCAATTTTTATGTAGATGGTCATGTTCCTACACCccattaa